From a region of the Neobacillus niacini genome:
- the rpsG gene encoding 30S ribosomal protein S7, translating to MPRKGPVAKRDVLPDPLYNSKLVTRLINKMMVDGKRGKSQEILYSAFETIRERSGKEPMEVFEAAMKNIMPVLEVRARRVGGANYQVPVEVRPDRRTTLGLRWLVNYARLRGEKTMEERLANEIMDAANNAGASVKKREDTHKMAEANKAFAHYRW from the coding sequence ATGCCACGTAAAGGTCCTGTAGCAAAAAGAGACGTGTTACCAGATCCACTTTACAATTCTAAATTAGTTACTCGTCTAATCAACAAAATGATGGTTGACGGTAAAAGAGGTAAATCACAAGAAATTCTTTATTCTGCATTTGAAACAATCCGTGAACGCTCTGGCAAAGAGCCAATGGAAGTTTTTGAAGCAGCAATGAAGAATATCATGCCAGTACTTGAGGTAAGAGCACGCCGAGTAGGTGGAGCAAACTACCAAGTACCAGTTGAGGTACGTCCTGACCGCCGTACAACTCTTGGTCTTCGCTGGTTAGTAAACTATGCGCGTCTTCGCGGTGAAAAGACAATGGAAGAACGTTTAGCAAACGAAATTATGGATGCAGCTAACAATGCTGGTGCATCTGTTAAGAAGCGTGAAGATACTCATAAAATGGCAGAAGCAAACAAAGCGTTTGCTCACTATCGTTGGTAG
- the rpsL gene encoding 30S ribosomal protein S12 produces the protein MPTINQLVRKPRQSKEEKSKSPALNKGYNSFKKSQTNVTSPQKRGVCTRVGTMTPKKPNSALRKYARVRLTNGIEVTAYIPGIGHNLQEHSVVLIRGGRVKDLPGVRYHIVRGALDTAGVNNRMQGRSKYGTKRPKAAKK, from the coding sequence ATGCCTACTATTAACCAATTAGTGCGCAAGCCTCGTCAATCTAAAGAGGAAAAGTCAAAATCACCTGCGCTTAACAAAGGTTACAACAGCTTCAAAAAATCACAAACAAATGTAACTTCACCACAAAAACGCGGAGTATGTACTCGTGTTGGTACAATGACTCCAAAGAAACCGAACTCAGCGTTACGTAAATATGCTCGTGTACGTTTGACAAACGGTATTGAGGTGACTGCATACATTCCTGGTATCGGCCACAACCTTCAAGAGCACAGTGTTGTTCTTATTCGTGGAGGACGTGTAAAGGACTTACCGGGGGTACGTTATCACATCGTACGTGGTGCTCTTGATACGGCTGGTGTTAACAACCGTATGCAAGGTCGTTCTAAATATGGTACTAAGAGACCAAAAGCAGCTAAGAAATAA
- a CDS encoding 50S ribosomal protein L7ae-like protein: protein MSYEKVLQATKIVIGTKQAVKVLKDGTVSELIIASDAGTNVTAAAVKLAQDLNIPIIYVDSMKKLGKACGIEVGASTVAIIR from the coding sequence GTGTCTTATGAAAAAGTATTACAGGCAACTAAGATTGTTATAGGAACTAAACAAGCAGTTAAAGTACTAAAGGATGGAACAGTAAGTGAGTTGATCATTGCAAGTGATGCTGGTACGAACGTAACAGCAGCTGCAGTGAAACTAGCTCAAGATTTGAACATCCCAATTATCTATGTTGACTCGATGAAAAAACTCGGGAAAGCATGTGGAATAGAAGTTGGTGCTTCAACTGTAGCAATTATCCGTTAA